The Salvia splendens isolate huo1 chromosome 21, SspV2, whole genome shotgun sequence genome includes a window with the following:
- the LOC121783562 gene encoding glycine-rich protein A3-like: MGGGKDKHDESDSSDKGLFSGHGHYPHGYPPGQYPPAPGGYPPQGGYPPAGYPPHQGYPPAGYPPQQGYPPAGYPPQQGYPPAGYPGQHHSGVGLIAGGAAAAAAAYGASHMAHGAHGHGGYGYGVGHGMMGGGHYGHGKMKHGKFKHGKFGKHGKHKGKGMFKKWK, translated from the exons ATGGGAGGTGGAAAGGACAAACATGATGAATCTGACTCATCTGACAAAGGGCTCTTCTCTGGTCACGGCCATTATCCGCATGGATACCCACCGGGGCAGTACCCACCCGCACCTGGAGGCTACCCTCCACAGGGCGGCTATCCTCCAGCAGGATATCCTCCACACCAAGGTTATCCCCCGGCTGGATACCCCCCTCAACAAGGCTACCCGCCAGCTGGATACCCCCCTCAACAAGGCTACCCGCCAGCGGGTTATCCTGGTCAACATCACTCAG GAGTTGGACTGATAGCCGGAGGTGCTGCTGCTGCCGCAGCTGCCTACGGTGCCTCTCATATGGCACATGGAGCACATGGACATGGAGGCTATGGATATGGTGTTGGTCATGGCATGATGGGTGGTGGACATTATGGCCATGGGAAGATGAAGCATGGCAAGTTCAAGCACGGTAAGTTCGGTAAGCACGGGAAGCACAAGGGCAAAGGCATGTTCAAGAAGTGGAAGTAA
- the LOC121785161 gene encoding ABC transporter E family member 2, giving the protein MSDQKLTRIAIVSSDKCKPKKCRQECKKSCPVVKTGKLCIEVTPASKIAFISEELCIGCGICVKKCPFEAIQIINLPKDLDKDTTHRYGPNTFKLHRLPVPRPGQVLGLVGTNGIGKSTALKVLAGKLKPNLGRFNNPPDWQEILTYFRGSELQNYFTRILEDNLKAIIKPQYVDHIPKAVQGNVGQVLSQKDERDMKQELAADLELVQVMDRNVGDLSGGELQRFAIAVVAVQNAEIYMFDEPSSYLDVKQRLKAAQVVRSLLRPNSYVIVVEHDLSVLDYLSDFICCLYGRPGVYGVVTLPFSVREGINIFLAGFVPTENLRFRDESLTFKVAETPQESAEEIETYARYKYPTMTKTQGNFRLKVVEGEFTDSQIIVMLGENGTGKTTFIRMLAGLLKPDSVEGSDVEIPEFNVSYKPQKISPKFQNTVRMLLHSKIRDSYMHPQFVSDVMKPLLIEQLMDQEVVNLSGGELQRVALTLCLGKPADIYLIDEPSAYLDSEQRIVASKVIKRFILHAKKTAFVVEHDFIMATYLADRVIVYEGKPSIDCVANSPQSLLTGMNLFLSHLDITFRRDPTNFRPRINKQESTKDREQKAAGSYYYLDD; this is encoded by the exons ATGTCGGATCAGAAACTGACGCGTATCGCTATTGTGAGCTCCGACAAGTGCAAGCCTAAGAAATGTCGCCAGGAGTGCAAAAAGAGTTGCCCTGTTGTCAAAACAG gtaaactttgcatagaAGTGACTCCTGCATCCAAGATAGCTTTCATCTCAGAGGAGTTGTGTATTGGATGTGGTATTTGTGTGAAG AAATGCCCATTTGAAGCAATTCAGATTATTAATCTACCAAAAGACTTGGACAAGGATACAACCCATCGTTATGGGCCTAACACCTTTAAATTGCATAG ATTACCTGTACCGAGACCTGGGCAAGTTCTAGGCCTTGTGGGAACTAATGGCATTGGAAAATCTACTGCGCTTAAAGTTTTGGCTGGGAAGTTGAAACCTAACTTGGGACGCTTTAAT AATCCTCCTGACTGGCAGGAAATATTGACTTATTTTAGAGGATCTGAGCTGCAAAATTACTTCACCCGAATTCTTGAAGATAATTTAAAG GCAATCATCAAGCCCCAGTACGTCGATCACATCCCTAAAGCTGTTCAAGGCAATGTTGGACAAGTTCTTTCTCAgaaagatgagagagatatgaaaCAGGAACTTGCTGCTGACCTTGAGTTGGTTCAGGTTATGGACCGTAATGTGGGAGATTTATCTGGTGGAGAGCTTCAGAGGTTTGCCATAGCTGTTGTTGCTGTGCAGAATGCAGAAATTTATATGTTTGATGAGCCATCAAGTTATCTTGATGTTAAGCAAAGACTCAAAGCTGCCCAAGTTGTCAGATCCCTGCTTCGACCTAATAG CTATGTGATTGTGGTAGAGCATGATCTTAGTGTGCTTGATTATTTGTCGGACTTCATATGCTGTCTTTATGGGAGACCTGGTGTATATGGGGTGGTTACTCTTCCATTCTCTGTTAGAGaaggaattaatattttccTAGCTGGATTTGTGCCAACTGAAAATCTTAGGTTTAGAGATGAATCTCTTACATTTAAG GTTGCAGAGACTCCACAAGAAAGTGCTGAGGAAATTGAAACATATGCAAGATACAAGTATCCAACCATGACTAAGACTCAGGGAAACTTCAGGCTCAAGGTTGTGGAGGGTGAATTCACTGATTCACAAATTATTGTGATGCTTGGAGAAAATGGAACAGGAAAGACCACCTTCATACGGATGCTG GCTGGCCTTCTGAAACCTGATTCTGTAGAAGGATCTGATGTGGAAATTCCCGAGTTCAATGTCTCTTACAAGCCACAGAAAATCAGTCCTAAATTTCAGAATACTGTGAGAATGCTGTTGCATTCAAAAATTCGTGATTCATACATGCATCCACAGTTTGTATCAGACGTGATGAAGCCTCTATTGATTGAACAATTGATGGATCAAGAGGTTGTGAATCTTTCTGGTGGAGAATTACAGAGAGTTGCCCTCACTCTTTGTCTTGGAAAG CCAGCCGATATATATTTGATAGATGAACCAAGTGCATATCTCGACTCAGAGCAGCGTATTGTTGCTTCAAAAGTCATAAAGAGATTTATACTCCATGCGAAGAAGACTGCATTTGTTGTGGAGCATGATTTCATCATGGCAACATACCTTGCTGATAGGGTGATTGTGTATGAAGGAAAGCCATCCATTGATTGTGTTGCCAATTCACCTCAATCACTTTTGACTGG